GTCTTCAGCACGTACCACCAGTTCGTTGTGGACACCTTTGAATAAACTAAAGGTCACTTGGCCTTCAATCGATGCTTTTTCAGCAGGGACAACATCCCAGTCTTCAGGACGAATGACAACATCGACTTTAGAACCCACCTTAAAGTTTTCATAACCGATGTATTTGAACTTCGTATTTAAGAAAGTGACTTCTTGTTTGCCAGTGATTTCACCATCAAAGATGTTGGTTTCACCGATGAAGTGTGCGACGTATTGGTTGATTGGTTCATTATAAATGGATTTTGGTGTACCGAGTTGTTCAATATTACCATTGCGCATGACCACGATACGGTCTGACATCGTCATCGCCTCTTCCTGGTCATGGGTGACGAAGATGAAGGTGATTCCAAGGTTTCGTTGCATTTCCTTCAATTCATATTGCATGTTTTGACGTAACTTCAAGTCTAAAGCGGCTAGCGGTTCGTCAAGCAGTAGAATCTTTGGACGATTGATTAATGCGCGTGCAAGAGCGACACGTTGTTGTTGACCACCAGAGAGTTGATCAATCTTGCGGGTGTCATACCCAGACAATTTGACCAAAGCCAACATCTCTTTCGCATCTTTCATGATGAAGTCATCAATGGTCTTTTTGAGTAAACCTTTGTTCTTTAATAGAGACCCATCTGGACTGACTTTTTCGATACGACGTTTGTAAAACTCAGTTAAGAACGATAGTGGTCTATGGTGTAGACCAAATGCGACGTTATTGATAACGTTCAAATGCGGGAATAACGCATAGCGTTGAAACACGGTGTTGATTGGTCTCGCAAACGCAGGGATTTCGCTGAAGTCTTTACCTTCAATTGCGATAACACCACTGTCAGGTTTAACGAACCCACCGAGCATTCTGAGTGTTGTGGTCTTCCCACAACCGGATGGACCTAACAATGTCACGAACTCATTTTCATAAATGGTCAAATTAATGCCATTCACGACGTTTTCATTGTCATAGGTTTTTACAAGATCAACTAATTGAATTAAAGGTTTCTTTTCCAACTTCGGGCTCCTAGGTATAATAATATTTTTTTACTGATAGTTATTATATACTTATTTTCTAGGATTTCAAGCGTTTTAGATGAAAAAAAAACAGTTTTTTTTTGATAGTGCTTTCATAGAATGAAAACATCGCTTAAAATCGCGTCGTGACGCTATCAATTCAGGGTTCATCATTTTTTGAAATTTTGATAAAAAAGACCCTGTTTTCCCAGGTTTTCGAGTGTCTTTTCAACGGCTGTCTCTGAATGAATTTTCAGACTAAAAAATGACCGTTTTTATATATTCAAATTTGTGTATAAATAATACAATGAGAAATGTTTCGTTTAAAGCCATGAATCGGCATTTCAAACTCAAAAATAAGGCTTATTTTCAGGTTAAAAAAACATACATAAATTTGATTAAATGTATACAATTATTTCAAGCTATGTTACAATGATTTTAAGAGGAGAATGGACCATGAAATTAACACAGACAAGTCGTAAAACCAATCGAGTTTATGTACTCGATTATGATGTTTGGTTTGGCAAAACGGCTGTTTCAGTCAATAATCAAACATCGACCAAAGTAAAACGGTTGGTATTCAATTATACCGATGAGGATTTACAAGCAAGAACCATCACGGTTAGAGGTAATATCCTCACGGGATTTAAGCTGTTTGATAACGGTGAAGAGATTGTCATGCAACGCCCATTGTTATGGTATGAGTGGATTTTAGTGATCTTCCCAGTAGCGATAGGTATTCTAGGTGGTGCACTTGGTGGGGGTCTTGGTGCTGTGGTAGGGATTACCAATGGTTTAATGATCCGTCAAACCAACAGTGTCATCCTAAAAGTGGTGGTATCTCTCATTTTTGCTGGATTGGGATTTTTGATCTACAGCGTACTCGCTGCAGCGATTCCAGGACTGTTATAAACATGGATAAAGGTCAATCACAGATGGGCCTTTTCTTTTTTTTAAATAATTTCTTAATTCAAATATTTTTTGTTATAATAGTATGGAAATCGAGATAAATCAACTCTTTTAATCATAATTATTATATTTAAAAAATATTTCTCGCAAAATTTCACGATTTTTTACGTCTATATAAAGGGGGAAACAAATGTGCACATTTCCGGTAAACTCATACGGGATATGAAACATGGTAGTGAAAAAGCCTTCACCACCATTTATGAACACTATCATAAATTGATTTACTACATCGTTTTCCAATACGTTAAAGACGTTGAGGTTGCGAAAGATTTAACCCAAGATGCATTCATCAAAATGTACAATGAAGTGAGAAAAAACGACGAACCTATCCATTTTCACCCTTGGTTTATCGCTTTAACGAAAAACATCGTTTTTGATTATTTTCGTCAAAACAAACTAAATCGAGTGGACAAAAACAGTGAGAAAACTTTAGCAGAATTCCCCGATCCTAGCTATCAAGCCTCCCCCGGCTCCATATCTTTTCAATCTCTAACACCCTTAGAGAAACAGGTCATCGATTACAAAATCATCTTCAAACAAACATTTAAAGAGATTGCAGACACCATGGGTTTATCCTTAAGTGTAGTCACAAAAATTTATTATGAAGCGCTCAACAAACTCAGACTTGACATGGAGGATAAGTCGATATGATGAAAAAAGACAAATTAATCCGATCTTATCAACAAGACTTCAATGAAGCATTCAACGTACCCCCGATGTTGGATGATATCAAAGCTGAGCTCACATTTACCCCCCCTATAATCTTTAAAGGCATTGTTAAGTTTCGTCTACTCACAGAACTGTTGATTAGCTTCAACGTGATGTATAAAGTCTACAATGACTATCGTAATGATAACATGAGTTTTAGTGAAACACCCGAAGAACGTAATATCACGATGTTGTTAATCATCGCTGGCACATCCTTCTTACTTTTCCTAATCGATCTTTCTCATAAATCTATCAAACTTCGTAAAAAGAGATAAAGAAATGAATATCCAGTCCCCGTTAAGAAAACACAACAAATCATTCAAATTGTTGAGTTTTCGATAAAAGGGGTCTTTTTTCTTTAATAATGCGTTTTCTATGTATGAAGTTTTATAACTTTTCAAAAGCGTTTGAATCCACTTCATAAAGACTGTATACTGATAATAAGGCAGGTGATTTTTATGAAATTTAAAGACTATTTCACCCCAAAGTCGATGATTTATACGGGTGAACATACCAATATTCAAACCACCATCAAACATTATCAATACAATTCAAAAGAACTGATTATTACCAATGATTTTACTAAATTAGATGGATTCAAACATTATATCCAAGTCATCGGTTTAACTGAAGTGGATCGAATCATGGCTTTAAAAGAGTTATTCCCCATTGAACCGCTCATTTTGGAAGACGTATTCAATGTAACTCAAAGAATTAAAATCGATGATCGTAAGGAATACATCTTCGCTGTATTTCATGTGAACTATTATAAAGAAACGATTAAAGAAGAATACATGAGCTTATTGTTCTTTAAAGATACCATCATCACGTTCCATGAAAGAGAACCTGAATGCCTAGAAGCACTTTATCCACTATTTGAGAGTTATTCTGAACTCAGAGAACGTGGAACAGATTTCCTATTTTATCAAATACTAGACATCATTACCGATAGACACATCGATTTGATGGAGTACAATCAACTCCTCACAGAACAAATCGAAGAAGAAATCCTTGAATATAAGTCAGTTGACCAAGAAGAGTTCTATCAGATGCGAAAGTCGTTACTTAAACTCAAGAGTAATGTCACCCCAATCCTAAACCAAATTGATAAGATATTATCTAGTCAAAAAGGGTATATATCTGCTGAGCAACTACCCTACTTTGATGACTTGAAAGACCACTTATCTCGCTTGGATGAACGCCTCAATGAAGCCAGAGAACTCATGCGTCACTTATTGGATTTACACATCAACAACCAATCAAACAAGATGAATGAAATCATGAAGACACTGACCTTGTTTTCAGCCATCTTTATCCCGTTATCCTTTCTAACAGGATTCTTCGGGATGAACTTTGTCCATTTCGATGTCCTTAGTTATGAGCATGCAGTACTGATTTTTGTCCTGGCTTGTTTCTTGTTAGCGGCTGGCATGATCTATTTATTCAAACGAATGAACTGGTTCAAATAACCCTCCATTATGGAGGGCTTTTTCTTTCATACAGATTTCAAATAATCGAATCTACATAAAAAAATCTTAAAATGTGGTGTTATAATCAACATATGATGTGTATCTGTTAAGCCGTTTTTTAAGCAAAAACAGATATAAAAAAATATTTTTCAAAAAAATTTTAAAAAAGTGGACAAAAATGACTTTTTTTTCGTTTTATTAAGTGAGAAGAGAATTATTTGTCCATTAATAGGGGGAAGATTAATGGAAACAATCAGACTGGTTGAGGGAATCCGTAGAAGGAGCGAGTCTGCATTTAGAGAGGTTTACGACAATTACTTTAAGTTATTGAAACACATCATCTACAAAATGGTTAGAAACCATGAGATTGCAGATGATCTGGTACAAGAAACATTCATGAAAATGTACGAGCGTATACACACGTACACAGTGGACACCAACTTTAAGTTTTGGTTAATTCAAATTGCAAGAAACACGACTTTAGATTACCTCAGAAAAGAACAAAAACAACTCAACATCACGGTGAATGAAGAAGCTGTCGGGGATTACATCGACGATCATCAACCCGATAACTACGAACATCTTTATAAAAAGATAGAGAACATCGTGACCAAAGACGAATATGAAATCGTCATTTTAAGAATCTTTCATGGATTGAAGTTTCACGAAATCGCGTCCATGTTGGATATAACCACTGCGGTGGCAACAAACAAGTACTCAAGAGCAATAAAGAAGTTAAAGAAAGAACTTCGTGAGGAGGATTTACATGAGTAAGAAAATTAAAGCTTTAGTCCAAAAGTATGAAAAGGACATGCAATTTGAAAATCGATTTGATGATCTAAAACACAAACTCGATTTAATTCCTGATGCAGAAGTGAAAAGCGAAGTATTTACAATTAAAAGAAAAGTAATGCCTGCGTATGTAATGATGGTTGTATTACTTATGTTAGTTACCGGTATTATTGGGCTACAATTCGGCCTCAATGGGGATTTAAATGAAAATCAACCTAGTTTAAATCCAGTTGATATTCAGTTGATGGAGGAATTTGATATTTATAATAGAGAATCCGTTAAGTCTATTGTTATTAACTCCAATATCATCATTTATTTATACGTTGGATATAAGGGCGTTGATAAGAAACTTATGGTTAGAGTAGAAGCAAAAGGATTTTACATTACAATGCAAGGCACAGCCAATAATAATGAATTTTACCAAGCTACTAATAGTTCTTTTGTGGTCGCAAGTATTGAAGATGAAATTGTTGAGATTGACTTAAGCTTTTATGACAATAGTGTTTATGTGACTACCATAAATCAAACAGTGGATTTCTCATCACACTTTGACTGGTTAATGGACTAATCCAATGAAAAAATACTACATATCAGCGATTCTACTATTATTCATGGTTCTATCCGGATGTACATCACAAAAGGTAGAACAAAAGGTGCTTTATAAGATTGATAAACAAACCTCATTCTCAAATGTGGAAATGTTAGATCATTTAGATGACTATAAGGATGGTTTGGTTATTAGTATCGTTATTCAATCAGAGTATGTTACGGATGAATATAAAACCAAAATTCAACCAGGCATGTCTGCTGAAGAAATCGATCTAATCATCAAACAAATGAGAGAAGTTTCTAAAAGTTATTTCTCAACATTGAATCAAACCTTTATTCAAAAATACAATCTTGAAGAGCTAGGTGTTGTAGAGTTTGCGACATATAGCCCAGATATCACCATTTATTTAGGTAAAACAGAACTTACATTGGAACAAATAGATAAATTAATCTTACTATCCAAACAAGAGGAAGTTTTATTTGTAGAAGTCAAACGCTTTAACTAGGGGGACATATTTTGATGAAAAAATTATTATTAACAACCATAATTGTGCTAGGTATGACCTTCTCGTTAATGGTGAATATGAAGAATTCTGTGGTTGTTCTTGGGTCTAACAACCAAGAAGAACCAAAAGATAAAATCGTGTTTGAAGGCTTTAATTTAAACCAATCTGCTTCAACCGATGAGATTCAAGAAGAAGTATCCGAAAATGGTAGCGACATCGTTACTGTTCAAGTTCAATTTGACTATGAATTCGCTAGTGATATTAGAAATAGAATCAGCAGACGTACAAATATCGACTTATTCATTGCTGAACAAAGAAAACAAATGAAAGATTTTCATTTGAAGATGAATAGTTATTTAATCCAAGAACTTGGATTAGAAGGATATGAAAATGTATACCCATCATCATACGCACCTTTTGTTGATTTCTATTTTGAAAAGGATGTCTTTATTCAAAATTCTGAAGAAATTGTTGGTGAAATTATTGATGATGAAAATGTTTCTTTAGCTTATATACAAAATTCAGAAGAGTATACTGATACAAATATTTATACGGCTATTAACACTATTGGTGCATATGAAGCACTTGTTTCAAATGAAGTTAGTGGTGATGGTGTTACTATTGGTGTACTCGAAAATTCAGGTATCGTTGAAAGAAAACATCCTAATCTTGTTGGGTCGAATTTAACCGTTAGAGACGAATGGTGGTTTAGTGAAACCATTTCATCTCACGCAACGATGGTTGCTTCAGTGATTGGTGGCAATACAGGAATTGCAAGAGATTCAAGATTATTGAGCGTTCAACTAGTTTCTAGCCCAAAAGAGGAAATTGATTGGATGTTGGATCGTGGTGTAAATATTATAAACTTAAGCTGGGGAGATTTAGATTCAACTGGCGTATATTCAAGCCAATCAGCCTACATGGATTATATTGTTAGAACTACATTTGTTACTATAGTTGCAGCTGCAGGTAATAATGGCACTACATCTAAATTTATTACAAATCCAGGTCTAGGATATAACGTCATAACTGTAGGTGCAAGTAATTCAACAGGTAATTACCGTGATGATTACTCATCGTATTTAAAACAAATCGGACCCTCAAAACCGAACATTGTTGCACCATCAGGATTCACCGTACCCAATATAACGACTATTCTTTCTGGAACCAGTTTTGCTGCTCCAATTGTAACAGGATCGATTGCACTTATAATGGAATCAAATCCTGAATTAAAAGTATATCCAGAAAAGGTTATGGCATTAGTCGCATCTTCGGCGAAAATGATGTCAATGCATCCTACGATTGGTATTGAGGGATACAACGAAGAAGTAGGTGCAGGGTTATTTGATTATAAGAAAACTGTAGAAAACATACCTACAACATTTGGTTACATTAATTCTACAGGTGTGTCTGGCATTTATAAACAAGTTTACCTATACGTAGAATATGGACAAAGTGTAAAAGCATCAGTAGCTTGGTTACTTAATTCCAATAATACTACAACCATTAAATTAACCGACTATGATCTAAGATTATTTGATCCAACCGGTAGACCTGTTGCATCCGCAACCTCAAGTCATAACAACATTGAAGTCGTACAATATACCGCGCATATGCCTGGTTATTACAGATTACAAATCATCCAAAACGGTGCGCTAGCGAACGGTTCCGATTGGGTATCCTTATCATACAGTATTCGATAATTGATTCACTAAAACGAAAGGGGGGATCATCTTGATGAAGGTATTAGTTGCTGAAAGTAATCAGAAACATAGAGACTTACTCGTTCAGTATTTAGAAGAAGAACAAATCCAAGTATTAACAGCAGCCGATGGCCAAAAAGCCCTCGAAGTATGGTCCAATGAAGATCCAAAGATCATCATTATGGACATCAACATGCCCGATATGGATGGTTTCTCTATCATCGAAGAAATTCGTAGACGTGAATTAGACCATACCTATATCATTGTTGCAACCGAACATGAAGAAGTCATTTTAGGTAGAAGTTTTGATGTCGGTGCCGATGATTTCATCTCTGTACCGATTCGTAAGACCGAACTCATCTATCGTATCAAAGCGAGTGAAAAAGTCATCTCTAATCAAGAAAATCAAACCGTGATTTATGCGCTTGCACAACTCACGGAAACCAGAGACATTGAAACTGGTAGACACCTCGAACGCATTGGTATGTATACCAAGGTTATCGCAACCGAACTTAAGAATCATCCGATTTATAAGGAACATGTCACCTCGCAATTCATCAACCATTTAACGTTATCCTCGGTATTGCATGATATTGGTAAAGTCGGTATTGAAGATGCTGTATTACGTAAAAAAGGTATTTATACCGATGAAGAACGTAAAACCATGCAAGCCCATACCATCATTGGTGCGAGCACCATCGATAAAGTGGCGGATAAATACCCATTCATGGGCTTCCTTAAAATGGCCTCAGAAATTGCGCGCTATCACCATGAAAAATGGGACGGCACTGGTTATCCAGAAGGTTTAAAAGGCGAAGATATCCCATTATCCGCTAGAATCGTTGCGATTGCTGACGTGTTCGATGCGTTGATTTCTGAACGTTATTACAAACCAAAATACAGTTTTGAAGAATCTAAACGCATCATCCTAGAATCCTCAGGTAAGCACTTCGACCCAGTGATTGTCGAAGCCTTCCTCAAACATGAAGCAGAATTTTATGCGATTGCTCATTTGGATTAAAACCGAAAAACACATTCAAAACGCCTGACTAAGGC
This genomic window from Paracholeplasma manati contains:
- a CDS encoding HD domain-containing phosphohydrolase; this translates as MKVLVAESNQKHRDLLVQYLEEEQIQVLTAADGQKALEVWSNEDPKIIIMDINMPDMDGFSIIEEIRRRELDHTYIIVATEHEEVILGRSFDVGADDFISVPIRKTELIYRIKASEKVISNQENQTVIYALAQLTETRDIETGRHLERIGMYTKVIATELKNHPIYKEHVTSQFINHLTLSSVLHDIGKVGIEDAVLRKKGIYTDEERKTMQAHTIIGASTIDKVADKYPFMGFLKMASEIARYHHEKWDGTGYPEGLKGEDIPLSARIVAIADVFDALISERYYKPKYSFEESKRIILESSGKHFDPVIVEAFLKHEAEFYAIAHLD
- a CDS encoding S8 family peptidase codes for the protein MKKLLLTTIIVLGMTFSLMVNMKNSVVVLGSNNQEEPKDKIVFEGFNLNQSASTDEIQEEVSENGSDIVTVQVQFDYEFASDIRNRISRRTNIDLFIAEQRKQMKDFHLKMNSYLIQELGLEGYENVYPSSYAPFVDFYFEKDVFIQNSEEIVGEIIDDENVSLAYIQNSEEYTDTNIYTAINTIGAYEALVSNEVSGDGVTIGVLENSGIVERKHPNLVGSNLTVRDEWWFSETISSHATMVASVIGGNTGIARDSRLLSVQLVSSPKEEIDWMLDRGVNIINLSWGDLDSTGVYSSQSAYMDYIVRTTFVTIVAAAGNNGTTSKFITNPGLGYNVITVGASNSTGNYRDDYSSYLKQIGPSKPNIVAPSGFTVPNITTILSGTSFAAPIVTGSIALIMESNPELKVYPEKVMALVASSAKMMSMHPTIGIEGYNEEVGAGLFDYKKTVENIPTTFGYINSTGVSGIYKQVYLYVEYGQSVKASVAWLLNSNNTTTIKLTDYDLRLFDPTGRPVASATSSHNNIEVVQYTAHMPGYYRLQIIQNGALANGSDWVSLSYSIR
- a CDS encoding ABC transporter ATP-binding protein, with translation MEKKPLIQLVDLVKTYDNENVVNGINLTIYENEFVTLLGPSGCGKTTTLRMLGGFVKPDSGVIAIEGKDFSEIPAFARPINTVFQRYALFPHLNVINNVAFGLHHRPLSFLTEFYKRRIEKVSPDGSLLKNKGLLKKTIDDFIMKDAKEMLALVKLSGYDTRKIDQLSGGQQQRVALARALINRPKILLLDEPLAALDLKLRQNMQYELKEMQRNLGITFIFVTHDQEEAMTMSDRIVVMRNGNIEQLGTPKSIYNEPINQYVAHFIGETNIFDGEITGKQEVTFLNTKFKYIGYENFKVGSKVDVVIRPEDWDVVPAEKASIEGQVTFSLFKGVHNELVVRAEDHDILVNDYEFFEVGSKIGLKVDPYEIHLMGKENE
- a CDS encoding RNA polymerase sigma factor, whose amino-acid sequence is METIRLVEGIRRRSESAFREVYDNYFKLLKHIIYKMVRNHEIADDLVQETFMKMYERIHTYTVDTNFKFWLIQIARNTTLDYLRKEQKQLNITVNEEAVGDYIDDHQPDNYEHLYKKIENIVTKDEYEIVILRIFHGLKFHEIASMLDITTAVATNKYSRAIKKLKKELREEDLHE
- a CDS encoding RNA polymerase sigma factor, coding for MHISGKLIRDMKHGSEKAFTTIYEHYHKLIYYIVFQYVKDVEVAKDLTQDAFIKMYNEVRKNDEPIHFHPWFIALTKNIVFDYFRQNKLNRVDKNSEKTLAEFPDPSYQASPGSISFQSLTPLEKQVIDYKIIFKQTFKEIADTMGLSLSVVTKIYYEALNKLRLDMEDKSI
- a CDS encoding CorA family divalent cation transporter, with the translated sequence MKFKDYFTPKSMIYTGEHTNIQTTIKHYQYNSKELIITNDFTKLDGFKHYIQVIGLTEVDRIMALKELFPIEPLILEDVFNVTQRIKIDDRKEYIFAVFHVNYYKETIKEEYMSLLFFKDTIITFHEREPECLEALYPLFESYSELRERGTDFLFYQILDIITDRHIDLMEYNQLLTEQIEEEILEYKSVDQEEFYQMRKSLLKLKSNVTPILNQIDKILSSQKGYISAEQLPYFDDLKDHLSRLDERLNEARELMRHLLDLHINNQSNKMNEIMKTLTLFSAIFIPLSFLTGFFGMNFVHFDVLSYEHAVLIFVLACFLLAAGMIYLFKRMNWFK